One Thermofilum pendens Hrk 5 DNA segment encodes these proteins:
- a CDS encoding GNAT family N-acetyltransferase, with product MASRSAKPLIRWLTAGDLPAAMEVLEEAFEGAERYWSTRLLGYLETLVAEIDGRVVGVAEIYETEARGYGRLGVVSYLAVKREFRRMGVGRSLVEAAEKIFRERGCAYVAASTRKSNKASQALFRKLGYELYERGSRVFEDLEGPLYAYRDDVVMLKKLSV from the coding sequence GTGGCGTCGCGCTCCGCGAAGCCCCTGATCAGGTGGCTGACTGCGGGAGACCTCCCCGCCGCCATGGAGGTGCTAGAAGAGGCGTTCGAGGGGGCCGAGAGGTACTGGAGCACGAGGCTCCTAGGGTACCTCGAGACGCTCGTCGCCGAGATAGACGGGAGGGTGGTGGGAGTCGCGGAGATATACGAAACCGAGGCTAGAGGCTACGGCAGGCTGGGCGTCGTGTCCTACCTAGCGGTGAAGAGGGAGTTCAGGCGGATGGGGGTTGGGAGAAGCCTCGTCGAGGCGGCAGAGAAGATCTTCAGGGAGAGGGGTTGCGCCTACGTGGCGGCGAGCACCAGGAAGTCGAACAAAGCCTCCCAGGCCCTCTTCCGGAAGCTAGGCTACGAGCTCTACGAGAGGGGTAGCAGGGTCTTCGAGGACCTGGAGGGACCTCTCTACGCCTACAGGGACGACGTGGTTATGCTCAAAAAACTCTCCGTGTAG
- a CDS encoding radical SAM protein, translating into MSGERGYDPILLAEAVRRMVARGSERRYYRFRGGRWYGGIATADCVGCNLRCVFCWGWRVRDRPSGAGRFYSPEEVYERLASIAGRRGYRLVRISGNEPTIAWDHLLRVIELLEADGRFRFVLETNGILIGADKSKARDLSKFSSVHVRVSLKGASEEEFHLLTGARREFYRLQLEALRNLLDEGVPAHPAVMLSFSEPRAVDELKARLAEIDRSLVEEFEEEYVFLYPHVVEQLRRAGLQPRVAFEPDNIPEELV; encoded by the coding sequence TTGAGCGGTGAGCGCGGCTACGACCCCATCCTCCTCGCGGAGGCCGTGCGGAGGATGGTTGCGCGGGGCTCCGAGAGGAGGTACTACAGGTTCAGGGGCGGGAGGTGGTACGGTGGCATAGCCACGGCGGACTGCGTGGGTTGCAACCTGCGTTGCGTCTTCTGCTGGGGGTGGAGGGTCAGGGATAGGCCGAGCGGTGCCGGGCGTTTCTACTCTCCCGAGGAGGTCTACGAGCGGCTAGCCTCCATAGCCGGTAGGAGGGGGTACAGGCTCGTCAGGATCTCCGGGAACGAGCCCACGATAGCGTGGGATCACTTGCTGAGAGTCATAGAGCTGTTGGAGGCGGACGGGCGATTCCGATTCGTGCTCGAGACCAACGGAATACTGATAGGCGCGGATAAGTCGAAGGCGAGGGACCTCTCGAAGTTCTCCTCCGTGCACGTAAGGGTGTCGCTTAAGGGGGCGAGCGAGGAGGAGTTCCACTTGTTGACGGGGGCGAGGAGGGAGTTCTACAGGCTCCAGCTGGAAGCCCTCAGGAACCTGCTGGACGAAGGAGTCCCCGCGCACCCCGCGGTTATGCTGTCGTTCTCCGAGCCCCGAGCGGTCGACGAGCTCAAAGCCAGGCTTGCCGAGATAGACAGATCGCTCGTCGAGGAGTTCGAGGAGGAGTACGTCTTCCTATACCCCCACGTCGTGGAGCAACTGAGGAGGGCGGGGCTCCAGCCGAGGGTAGCCTTCGAGCCGGACAACATACCGGAGGAGCTCGTATAG
- a CDS encoding glycerophosphodiester phosphodiesterase: MSIGRLFEGFFVVAHRGASGYEPENTLRAVRRALEMGVDAVEVDVRLSADGVPVVIHDETLERTTSGRGRVRDYPVDELRMLDAGSGERIPLLAEVLDEVKGKAALFLELKEVEAAAPSLSLVEEKGMLGDVLFISLQPEALAEVRRMSPRAYLGLIYFKPGEWILEAKRLGCSFVLPHYRLATEKAVSFAHRLKLRVVAWTVDDPATAAELKKRGVDGVASNFPDRILPLRG; this comes from the coding sequence GTGAGCATTGGGAGGCTCTTCGAAGGCTTCTTCGTCGTGGCCCACAGGGGGGCGAGCGGCTACGAACCGGAGAACACGCTGAGGGCTGTGCGCAGAGCCCTGGAGATGGGCGTGGACGCCGTCGAGGTTGACGTGAGGCTTAGCGCCGACGGTGTTCCCGTAGTCATACACGACGAGACCCTCGAGAGGACTACGAGCGGCAGGGGGAGGGTCAGGGACTACCCGGTAGACGAGCTCCGAATGCTGGACGCCGGTAGCGGCGAGAGAATACCCCTGCTCGCCGAGGTGCTGGACGAGGTGAAGGGAAAGGCCGCCCTCTTCCTGGAGCTGAAGGAGGTCGAGGCGGCGGCCCCATCCCTTTCGCTCGTCGAAGAAAAGGGGATGCTGGGCGACGTCCTCTTCATATCGCTCCAGCCCGAGGCGCTCGCCGAGGTCCGCAGGATGTCTCCCCGGGCGTACCTAGGGCTCATCTACTTCAAGCCCGGCGAGTGGATCCTGGAGGCGAAGAGGCTCGGCTGTAGCTTCGTCCTCCCGCACTACAGGCTAGCCACGGAGAAGGCTGTCTCGTTCGCGCACAGGCTGAAGCTACGGGTGGTAGCCTGGACGGTGGACGACCCGGCGACAGCGGCGGAGCTGAAGAAGAGAGGCGTAGACGGGGTGGCGTCAAACTTCCCGGACAGAATCCTCCCTCTGAGGGGCTAG
- a CDS encoding ABC transporter substrate-binding protein, producing the protein MSQQQNRLVLASIAVGIIALLVSLYAVVTVQSLASAISDLKASISNLQGTVSSLQQQVGKISQQPAPTTPPVQKVKLVVIGPWAGDEAKYFQAVIDAYVKTHPNVEIEYRTMRAEDVAATMPIQFAAGVAPGDVIFGWAWFIAKMGKEGHLVDLTGIIKENEYVPGIVDAVKADGKIWGAPFTMWLKPGFWYRKSFFQKYGLTEPKSYAEFVQLLEKIKGIPGVKNPIATGDGVGWPISDIVEHFIIAYGGPQMQLNLISGKTRFTDPSVRKVFSDYLIPLLQKGYFSEPIEWTTVIPKWWAGEYGLYFMGTWITGMVEDPNDLDFFPLPESKGVVGGADYAFVPKYSRNVDAALDFIKYLATEGQVVHASVPSGKIPTWTKAPVEKLWKPMQSVYTKITGKGLAILPDLDDSIGGDWQKLFWDQLKLLWVNPGALDSVLKTLESSQPKPSG; encoded by the coding sequence ATGAGCCAGCAACAAAACAGGTTGGTTTTAGCCTCTATCGCCGTAGGGATAATAGCTCTCCTAGTGAGCCTCTACGCCGTTGTAACCGTTCAGTCGCTGGCATCCGCGATTAGCGATCTCAAAGCCTCGATAAGCAACCTCCAGGGCACGGTTTCGAGCCTCCAGCAACAAGTCGGGAAGATATCCCAGCAACCCGCGCCCACTACACCCCCCGTACAGAAAGTAAAGCTGGTGGTGATCGGCCCGTGGGCGGGTGACGAGGCGAAGTACTTCCAGGCCGTGATCGACGCCTACGTAAAGACGCACCCCAACGTCGAGATTGAGTACAGGACTATGCGCGCCGAGGACGTAGCGGCGACAATGCCCATACAGTTCGCCGCCGGCGTAGCTCCTGGAGACGTAATCTTCGGGTGGGCGTGGTTCATCGCCAAGATGGGCAAGGAGGGGCATCTAGTAGACCTCACAGGCATAATCAAGGAAAACGAGTACGTACCGGGAATCGTCGACGCCGTGAAAGCCGACGGCAAGATCTGGGGTGCACCGTTCACGATGTGGCTAAAGCCTGGCTTCTGGTACAGGAAGTCCTTCTTCCAGAAGTACGGGCTAACAGAGCCGAAGTCCTACGCCGAGTTCGTGCAACTACTGGAGAAGATCAAGGGGATACCCGGCGTGAAGAACCCCATAGCCACGGGAGACGGGGTCGGGTGGCCGATAAGCGACATTGTCGAACACTTCATAATCGCGTACGGCGGTCCACAGATGCAACTAAACCTCATATCCGGGAAGACTAGGTTCACGGATCCCAGCGTGAGGAAGGTGTTCTCCGACTACCTCATACCGCTACTCCAGAAAGGCTACTTCAGCGAGCCGATAGAGTGGACCACTGTCATACCCAAGTGGTGGGCAGGCGAGTACGGGCTCTACTTCATGGGGACCTGGATCACGGGGATGGTCGAAGACCCGAACGACCTAGACTTCTTCCCCTTACCCGAGAGTAAGGGCGTCGTTGGAGGCGCGGACTACGCCTTCGTGCCGAAGTACTCGAGGAACGTTGACGCCGCGCTCGACTTCATCAAGTACCTCGCCACGGAGGGGCAGGTCGTACACGCGAGCGTACCTTCCGGTAAGATCCCGACGTGGACGAAGGCACCCGTCGAGAAGCTATGGAAGCCCATGCAGAGTGTATACACCAAGATCACCGGCAAGGGGCTAGCCATACTGCCTGACCTCGACGACTCTATCGGGGGAGACTGGCAGAAGCTCTTCTGGGATCAGCTGAAGCTGTTGTGGGTCAACCCAGGAGCCCTAGACTCCGTCCTGAAGACGCTGGAGAGCAGTCAGCCGAAGCCGTCGGGTTAA
- a CDS encoding AAA family ATPase yields MLFDPRPKERKEDLYDFERELGELEKFVGEPLVVVSGLRRTGKTSLILTALNELGEVYVYVDLREGASSAAGIYKLLSRSFGETYRRLGGGVGELFRRVLSRVRGVSFMGLEVSLDWSPRGRPLLSELFDALDELGERLGRKVVVVLDEFQRARTGFGLALQNAVAHSYDFNRNVSFVLSGSEMGVLYGVLGNPEGPLYGRAYVEVRTRKLSAEESLDFLRRGFEEAGLEVEGRELERAVNELDGIIGWLTYYGYLRLRGKGSLEEIVSEATALARRELEEFLSTRMSRRYRLVMRLLARGVKEWSELKRELERAEGREVSDRALYEVLQHLKKHSLIDENNEYTDPVNRRAALEL; encoded by the coding sequence ATGCTATTCGACCCTAGGCCGAAAGAGAGGAAGGAGGATCTTTACGACTTTGAAAGGGAGCTGGGAGAACTTGAGAAGTTCGTCGGGGAGCCTCTGGTCGTGGTTTCGGGGCTGAGGAGGACTGGGAAGACCTCGCTCATCCTAACGGCTCTCAACGAGCTGGGAGAGGTGTACGTGTACGTCGACCTGAGGGAGGGGGCTTCGTCCGCCGCCGGGATCTACAAACTTTTGTCGAGGAGCTTCGGCGAGACCTACCGGAGGCTGGGGGGAGGGGTAGGGGAGCTTTTCCGAAGGGTTTTGTCGAGAGTTAGGGGTGTAAGCTTCATGGGGCTCGAGGTCTCCCTGGACTGGTCTCCAAGGGGGAGGCCCTTGCTGAGCGAGCTCTTCGACGCGCTGGACGAGCTCGGGGAGAGGCTCGGGAGGAAGGTCGTGGTCGTGCTAGACGAGTTTCAGAGGGCTAGGACGGGCTTCGGGCTCGCGTTGCAAAACGCTGTGGCCCACTCCTACGACTTCAACAGGAATGTTTCCTTCGTGCTGTCAGGCTCTGAGATGGGCGTGCTCTACGGGGTTCTCGGCAACCCCGAGGGGCCTCTCTACGGGAGGGCTTACGTGGAGGTTAGGACGAGGAAGCTCTCGGCGGAGGAGTCGCTGGACTTTCTCAGGAGGGGCTTCGAGGAGGCAGGCCTCGAGGTTGAGGGGAGGGAGCTGGAGAGAGCTGTGAACGAGCTGGACGGCATAATAGGGTGGCTTACGTACTACGGCTACCTGAGGCTACGCGGGAAAGGCTCCCTCGAGGAGATAGTTAGCGAGGCCACAGCCCTCGCTAGGAGGGAGCTCGAAGAATTCCTCTCCACGCGTATGAGCAGGAGGTACAGGCTGGTGATGAGGTTGCTCGCGAGAGGCGTGAAGGAATGGAGCGAGCTGAAGAGAGAGCTGGAGAGGGCCGAGGGTAGAGAGGTCAGCGACAGGGCGCTATACGAGGTTCTCCAGCACCTGAAGAAGCACTCCTTGATAGACGAGAACAACGAGTATACGGACCCGGTGAACAGGCGAGCCGCGCTGGAGCTATAG
- a CDS encoding carbohydrate ABC transporter permease yields MKNASTKDLLVFLGIPLSVILVFVVYPIVATVVLSFTADGALSAKNYVEVLTESIPLKALLVANPGPYPPWGALVHNALWIVIAVPAVVFLGMLLAYTLRGVPGSSFIAGAIFLGMVLPGVVSGLIIRFMFDDSLGIFPRIFGALGVPLLSKTWTIYPQTALLALILGSVWLWLGFSVTLYLAGLDSIPSSMVEAALVDGASQWEIFTRIIVPQLKPITVVVTLMTVMWILKIFDIVYVVTGGGPGGSSTVLALIMYTYFASSLEYGKAAAVAVILALLTLVPAYWYIRMILSGEKR; encoded by the coding sequence ATGAAGAATGCTTCTACGAAAGACCTCTTGGTCTTCCTGGGGATTCCCCTCTCGGTAATCCTGGTGTTCGTGGTGTACCCGATAGTGGCGACCGTTGTTCTCAGCTTCACCGCTGACGGCGCGCTTTCCGCAAAGAACTACGTCGAAGTACTGACCGAGAGCATCCCGCTAAAAGCGCTACTCGTAGCTAACCCGGGGCCGTACCCGCCTTGGGGCGCCCTTGTGCACAACGCTCTCTGGATCGTGATAGCGGTTCCTGCGGTTGTATTCCTAGGGATGCTCCTCGCCTACACCCTCAGGGGTGTCCCGGGCTCCAGCTTTATCGCCGGCGCGATCTTCCTGGGGATGGTTCTACCGGGCGTTGTGAGCGGGCTGATAATCAGGTTTATGTTCGACGATAGCCTGGGGATTTTCCCCAGGATTTTCGGCGCGCTAGGCGTACCGCTACTCTCAAAGACGTGGACCATATACCCCCAGACGGCTCTGCTGGCGCTTATACTCGGCTCGGTGTGGCTATGGCTGGGCTTCAGCGTTACGCTTTACCTGGCAGGCCTCGACTCAATACCCTCGAGCATGGTCGAGGCAGCGCTCGTCGACGGGGCGTCCCAGTGGGAGATATTCACGAGAATAATCGTACCGCAACTAAAGCCGATAACCGTGGTGGTAACGCTGATGACCGTGATGTGGATCCTCAAGATATTCGACATAGTGTACGTGGTCACCGGCGGGGGGCCCGGAGGCTCCTCCACAGTGTTAGCCCTGATAATGTACACGTACTTCGCGAGCTCCCTCGAGTACGGCAAGGCCGCCGCTGTTGCCGTGATCCTGGCGCTCCTCACGCTGGTGCCCGCGTACTGGTACATAAGGATGATTCTAAGCGGTGAGAAGAGATGA
- the pcp gene encoding pyroglutamyl-peptidase I, protein MRILLTGFGPFGEEDVNPSSTVAIEASRRLREAGYEAKALELPVSYRRAGQMIENAVAEYKPWLAIALGLYGGVTHVRVERVALNIMDFSTSDVDGAQPVDEPVDPEGPPAYFSSIPTRRVVERLRAEGIPAALSYSAGTYLCNYVMYKLLRLSDVRGAPVRAGFIHLPYTPELASRKKGLPPSLPLELQVKAVLIAVEESLKNAGKH, encoded by the coding sequence ATGAGGATCCTCTTAACGGGCTTCGGGCCGTTCGGAGAGGAGGACGTCAACCCATCGTCGACTGTGGCTATCGAAGCCTCCAGGAGGTTGCGGGAGGCGGGGTACGAGGCTAAGGCGCTCGAGCTACCGGTATCCTACAGGAGGGCGGGGCAGATGATCGAGAACGCGGTAGCCGAGTATAAGCCGTGGCTGGCTATAGCGCTGGGGCTCTACGGCGGCGTTACGCACGTGAGAGTCGAGAGAGTCGCGCTGAACATCATGGACTTCTCTACTAGCGACGTCGACGGCGCCCAGCCGGTAGACGAGCCCGTAGACCCCGAGGGGCCGCCGGCCTACTTCTCCAGTATACCGACGAGGCGTGTAGTCGAGCGGCTACGCGCCGAGGGGATCCCCGCGGCCCTCTCGTACTCGGCTGGCACGTACCTCTGCAACTACGTGATGTACAAGTTGCTGAGACTGTCCGACGTGAGGGGGGCGCCGGTTCGCGCGGGCTTCATACACCTGCCGTACACGCCGGAGCTGGCGTCGAGGAAGAAGGGCCTCCCACCCAGCCTCCCGCTCGAGCTACAGGTAAAGGCCGTGCTAATCGCGGTCGAAGAGTCTCTCAAGAATGCGGGAAAACACTAA
- a CDS encoding carbohydrate ABC transporter permease gives MRRRLAPSRVAVAAALWVFTALWLLPFVALVVMSVKPYKEVVLNGWWTLQGNYSLENYVEVLLNPSFNFVKGLENSFVVASLSTVIPVVFAAMMAYSLTYLSFRYRTLLFVSILVFMSVPQQMVVIPLFSLYVKTGLHDKLAGIILLHSAWGTPWIAFFMRNYFRMLPQSFVEAARIDGASEFTIFWKILLPLSLPAVVAASAIQFTWVWGDFFYAMVFLPSPSNYVVTQRLALLKGEFHIDWGLLSAGAILAMLPPLLVYVAFKKYYVRGFAGWGVKG, from the coding sequence ATGAGGCGCAGGCTTGCACCCTCAAGGGTAGCCGTAGCGGCGGCCCTCTGGGTCTTCACCGCGCTATGGCTCCTGCCCTTCGTAGCCCTAGTGGTTATGTCCGTGAAGCCGTACAAGGAGGTCGTCCTCAACGGCTGGTGGACGCTACAGGGAAACTACTCCCTCGAAAACTACGTCGAGGTACTCCTTAACCCATCCTTCAACTTCGTCAAGGGCCTTGAGAACTCGTTCGTAGTGGCCTCTCTGAGCACAGTGATACCCGTGGTCTTCGCGGCGATGATGGCATACTCCCTCACGTACCTCTCGTTTAGGTACAGAACTCTGCTCTTCGTCTCGATACTGGTCTTCATGTCCGTGCCCCAGCAAATGGTGGTCATACCGCTGTTCTCGCTCTACGTGAAGACAGGGCTACACGACAAGCTTGCAGGCATAATACTCCTCCACAGCGCGTGGGGAACTCCGTGGATAGCGTTCTTCATGAGGAATTACTTCAGAATGCTACCGCAAAGCTTCGTCGAGGCAGCCAGGATAGACGGGGCATCGGAGTTCACGATCTTCTGGAAAATCCTCCTGCCGCTAAGCCTGCCCGCAGTCGTCGCGGCCTCCGCGATACAGTTCACGTGGGTCTGGGGAGACTTCTTCTACGCGATGGTGTTCCTCCCGTCGCCATCAAACTACGTTGTCACACAACGCCTAGCGTTGCTAAAAGGCGAGTTCCACATAGACTGGGGCTTGCTGAGTGCCGGCGCTATACTGGCGATGCTACCCCCTCTACTGGTCTACGTCGCGTTCAAGAAGTACTACGTGAGGGGCTTCGCCGGGTGGGGCGTTAAAGGCTAG
- a CDS encoding ABC transporter ATP-binding protein — MANILEVKGVSKRFGGVVALQDVSLSVPSQGIVGLIGPNGSGKTTLFNVVTGFYVPDKGEVWFNDGNRSERIDGLNPNEVFAKGIVRTFQIPRLFKSLTVLENLLVTPFAQKGENPLKALKPSSWIEEERALARKAVSLLRRFGLLEYANVRVSELSGAHIKLLETIRGLMTPAKLFLLDEPAAGVEAGAAHELFRLVRELRSEGYTFLIVEHRIEILMQYVDYVYVLHNGQLLAEGKPEEVTSNPKVVEAYIGGGSA, encoded by the coding sequence GTGGCTAACATACTGGAGGTTAAAGGTGTCTCGAAGAGGTTCGGGGGCGTGGTTGCGTTGCAGGATGTCAGCCTCTCCGTGCCGAGCCAGGGCATCGTGGGGCTCATAGGGCCGAACGGTAGCGGGAAGACCACGCTCTTCAACGTGGTAACGGGGTTCTACGTGCCGGACAAGGGGGAGGTCTGGTTCAACGACGGGAACCGGAGCGAGAGGATAGACGGCCTCAACCCCAACGAGGTCTTCGCCAAGGGTATAGTCAGGACGTTCCAGATACCGAGGCTCTTCAAGTCCCTAACTGTGCTCGAAAACCTGCTCGTAACACCCTTCGCCCAGAAAGGAGAAAACCCCCTCAAAGCGCTGAAGCCGTCGTCGTGGATCGAGGAGGAGAGAGCTCTCGCGAGGAAGGCAGTATCGCTGCTCAGGAGGTTCGGGCTCCTGGAGTACGCCAACGTGAGGGTGTCGGAGCTCAGCGGGGCCCACATAAAGCTACTCGAGACTATCAGGGGGCTAATGACGCCGGCGAAGCTGTTCCTGCTCGACGAGCCCGCGGCTGGCGTGGAGGCGGGGGCGGCGCACGAGCTCTTCAGGCTCGTACGGGAGCTGAGGTCGGAGGGCTACACGTTCCTCATAGTCGAGCACAGGATCGAGATACTCATGCAGTACGTGGACTACGTCTACGTGCTCCACAACGGGCAGCTACTAGCGGAGGGTAAACCGGAGGAGGTTACCTCGAACCCCAAGGTGGTGGAGGCGTACATAGGTGGTGGGAGTGCTTAG
- a CDS encoding ABC transporter ATP-binding protein, producing the protein MVGVLRLVDVYSGYGKMEVLHGVSFELGKGEIAAVLGPNGAGKTTMLNTIFGLATLHRGEVSFNGVKLNGRKPSEIVKLGVSYAPQLDNVFPNLTVEENLVVGAFIRGKDPGIRSDIEDILDLFPEIKRRRNQKAKTLSGGERQMLAVARALMTRPSVLLLDEPTSGLSPKAGATLMNKIKEIQQTRGVAILLVEQNVARALEIADRAAVLVGGKIVREGSADEFKSIPIERLFFGK; encoded by the coding sequence GTGGTGGGAGTGCTTAGGCTAGTGGACGTCTACTCGGGCTACGGGAAGATGGAGGTGTTGCACGGCGTTAGCTTCGAGCTCGGGAAGGGCGAGATAGCGGCGGTGCTGGGTCCCAACGGGGCCGGCAAGACGACAATGCTCAACACTATCTTCGGGCTAGCTACGCTCCACAGAGGGGAGGTTAGCTTCAACGGCGTCAAGCTGAATGGCAGGAAGCCCTCGGAGATCGTTAAGCTCGGGGTGAGCTACGCCCCACAGCTGGACAACGTGTTCCCGAACCTGACAGTGGAGGAAAACCTCGTGGTGGGAGCCTTCATTCGGGGCAAGGACCCCGGGATACGCTCCGACATAGAGGATATCCTTGACCTCTTCCCCGAGATCAAGAGGAGGAGGAACCAGAAGGCGAAGACGCTCAGCGGCGGCGAGAGGCAGATGCTCGCTGTTGCGAGAGCATTGATGACGAGGCCGTCCGTGCTACTGCTCGACGAGCCCACGTCTGGCCTCTCCCCGAAGGCGGGCGCCACCCTTATGAATAAAATAAAGGAAATACAGCAGACGAGGGGGGTCGCGATACTCCTAGTCGAGCAGAACGTTGCCAGGGCGCTCGAAATCGCTGACAGAGCCGCGGTGCTAGTCGGCGGGAAGATAGTCAGGGAAGGCTCGGCGGACGAGTTCAAGTCCATACCCATCGAGAGACTGTTCTTCGGAAAGTAG
- a CDS encoding branched-chain amino acid ABC transporter permease translates to MIDVVGFLISWLTLLGIYAILALTLNFESGTSGVTNFGKVFFYGLGAYVGATLTVYLFLLLNGVDVSKTPPYDVSGIVLLGELAGKNPALNLGLLALSLATAFLVAGVIGYLLSYPIIRVGPAFVGFTLLSTGELFRIFLQHYEPVGGSRGLMSIPGPFSWVPQPRLREVLFLALVLAVLAATYLVMDRLTNSPLGRTLRAVRDDEVAALCMGKHVPKLKATVLFIGSGFSGVAGVLLAYYLTSVNPDMFVPAVTFNVWAMIILGGMGNLRGALLGASIFTFIDRALSFVTPQLGVTVISPDYVRGFAVGLVMVLVLLYRPQGLLPEGRVETVAWEELGGGASG, encoded by the coding sequence ATGATAGACGTGGTGGGGTTCCTAATTAGCTGGCTGACCCTGCTCGGGATCTACGCTATACTCGCGTTAACGCTGAACTTCGAGTCGGGTACGAGCGGGGTGACGAACTTCGGGAAGGTCTTCTTCTACGGGCTCGGCGCGTACGTAGGGGCAACGCTCACCGTTTACCTCTTCCTACTGCTGAACGGGGTCGATGTGTCGAAGACCCCGCCCTACGACGTCAGCGGCATAGTGTTGCTCGGGGAGCTCGCAGGGAAGAACCCAGCCCTGAACCTGGGGCTCCTAGCACTCTCGCTCGCCACAGCCTTCCTAGTTGCAGGCGTGATCGGCTACCTGCTGAGCTACCCGATCATCAGGGTCGGCCCGGCATTCGTGGGCTTCACGCTTCTAAGCACGGGCGAGCTTTTCCGCATATTCCTCCAGCACTATGAGCCCGTCGGGGGTAGCAGGGGGCTCATGTCCATACCCGGGCCGTTCTCCTGGGTGCCCCAGCCGAGGCTCAGGGAGGTGCTCTTCCTAGCACTCGTGCTCGCAGTACTCGCGGCTACGTACCTCGTGATGGACAGGTTGACGAACTCGCCCCTCGGCAGGACTCTGAGGGCAGTCAGGGACGACGAAGTAGCGGCGCTCTGCATGGGTAAGCACGTGCCGAAGCTTAAGGCGACGGTCCTCTTCATAGGCTCCGGTTTCAGCGGGGTTGCCGGCGTGCTCCTCGCCTACTACCTAACCTCCGTGAACCCAGACATGTTCGTCCCCGCAGTTACGTTCAACGTCTGGGCGATGATAATCCTGGGCGGTATGGGCAACCTCAGGGGGGCGCTACTCGGCGCGTCCATATTCACGTTCATCGATAGGGCTCTCTCCTTCGTAACACCGCAGCTAGGCGTCACGGTGATATCTCCCGACTACGTGAGGGGGTTCGCGGTGGGGCTCGTGATGGTCCTCGTACTGCTCTACAGGCCGCAGGGGCTACTACCCGAGGGGAGGGTCGAAACTGTGGCTTGGGAGGAGCTCGGGGGTGGTGCTAGTGGCTAA
- a CDS encoding branched-chain amino acid ABC transporter permease, which yields MLPGYPYSILNFFQYTFFYILFSIPLTLSYRNTKVINFAHANFISYGIYTAVFLNGLLGNTSLALACLAAFAVGGSIALVNHLLVFRPLEKRGASMSLIMIASMGLWIMYNYALYMLADIAHYYTLKNFISYGRIVYADVPEVELLGLRLQQSFVAGGLAALVLVASLYLFLEKTTLGKAMRAVADNPVLAEISGIPRNTIVNLTWLIAGGAAAVGGAIWTSFSGTVTPTSADAMILQVFTVSFIGGLVSLLRTGLGAVAIAFIENVGIAALNTYFGVPISFRPFLTFVTLLTILIAFPPLGAAGGLPFRFRSRKVRAE from the coding sequence ATGCTACCCGGGTATCCCTACTCAATACTAAATTTTTTCCAATACACTTTTTTCTACATCCTGTTCTCCATACCGCTAACCCTTAGCTACCGAAACACCAAGGTGATCAACTTCGCACACGCGAACTTCATATCCTATGGCATCTACACCGCCGTCTTCCTGAACGGCCTCCTCGGCAACACGAGCCTAGCCCTCGCGTGTCTCGCTGCCTTCGCGGTGGGCGGGTCCATAGCGCTCGTAAACCACCTCCTGGTGTTCAGGCCCCTCGAGAAGAGGGGCGCCTCCATGAGCCTGATAATGATAGCGTCCATGGGGCTCTGGATAATGTACAACTACGCACTATACATGCTTGCGGACATAGCCCACTACTACACACTGAAGAACTTCATATCCTACGGCAGGATAGTATACGCCGACGTGCCCGAGGTAGAGTTGCTGGGCCTCAGGCTACAGCAATCCTTCGTAGCCGGAGGGCTCGCCGCGCTAGTGCTCGTAGCCTCGCTGTACCTTTTCCTCGAAAAGACCACCCTAGGAAAGGCGATGCGCGCCGTCGCCGACAACCCCGTGCTCGCCGAGATATCCGGGATCCCGAGGAACACTATAGTCAACCTAACCTGGCTTATCGCGGGGGGCGCCGCGGCCGTGGGGGGCGCCATATGGACGAGCTTCTCGGGGACCGTGACGCCGACATCCGCCGACGCCATGATCCTACAGGTATTCACTGTGTCGTTCATAGGGGGGCTCGTCTCGTTGCTCAGGACTGGACTCGGCGCCGTGGCTATAGCTTTCATCGAGAACGTCGGGATAGCGGCGCTAAACACTTACTTCGGCGTGCCTATAAGCTTCAGACCATTCCTGACATTCGTGACCCTGCTCACGATCCTCATAGCCTTCCCGCCTTTAGGCGCCGCGGGCGGGCTACCGTTCAGGTTTAGGTCTAGAAAGGTGAGGGCGGAATGA